In the Halorubrum ruber genome, GATGTACTTCGTCCCGGTGCTCGCGCTCCCGACGTTCCTCCTGATCCGGGGGGTGTCGGACGTCACGCGGTCGTTCGCCGGCCAGTACGTCAACGACCGCGTGGAGACGCTCGGTCGCGCCACCGTCCTGAGCGCGATGGCGATGGTGAGCGGGCTCGCCGTCGTCCCGTTCCAACTCGGGAGCGGCGTCGTGTCCGACGCCGTCTCCCCGCTGTTCGCGCTCGGCGTCGGCGGCGTCGTCCTCGTCGTCGGGGCGACGGTCATCCTCCTCTGGCGGGTTCCGATCGGCGACGAAGCGACCGAAGACTCCCGTGACGAACGGCCGGATGGCTGAAACGCCCCTGCGGAGCGCCCGAGCTCGCTAACAGGAGCAGTAGTACTCGCGGTCGACGAACTCCGTCTCGAACAGTTTCGCGGCCGGTCCCGGGTCGGAAGGGCGGTACACGCCGGTCGTCAGGTCGCCCTCGCGCTCGAAGGCGCCGGAAACGAGGCGCCGCCAGTCGGCGGCCGACAGCTGGTCCCAGAACGCGTCGTCGCCGGCGAGCAGCGAGAGGTAGTCGCGGAGGTACACCCACCGCGTCGGCTCGACGCCGTCGGACTCGTAGGTCGCGTCGGTGACCGCGGCGTACGCCGCCATCGGGAGGTTCGCGCCCGCCGCGACGGGCATCCCGATCCACTTCCACGGCCGGGTGTTGACGTCGAGCAGGAGGAACTCCTCGCGGTCGGCGTCGTAGACGAACTCCGACTCGCTGATCCCGTGGTAGCCGGCGTCGTCGAGGACGGCGAGCGCGCGCTCCTCGATGGCCGGCTCGTCCGCGGTCTCGACGAGACAGGAGGTGCCGAAGTTGCGGGGGTAGCGCACCGCCGCGTTGCCCACGACCGCGAGCGCGTCGTCGGTGCCCGACGGGGGGACGTAGGAGGCCAGCGAGTGGTCTTTCCCGGTCGCGATGTCGACGCGCTTCTGGGCCATCACCGCGATCCCCTCCTCGCTCGCGGCCGCGACGACGTCCGCGAGCTCCTCGCGGTCCGCGACCTCGATCACGTTGGTGCCGAACGCCTCCTCGAAGTCGCGCTTGAGCTCGGGTTTCACCACAAGCGGGAAGCCGAGCGCGTCCGCGGCCTCCTCGACCGTGGCGTCCGCGTCGCGGGTCCCGGCCGCCGCGGTCTCCGCTAACCGGTACGTCTCCGGGTAGGGGACGCCGAGCCGCTCGCAGGTCGCGTACAGCTCCGACTTGTTCAACACGTCGTCGAGCGTGTCGCTGCCGGCGAACGGGAGCCGGACGCCGTCGGGGTCGGCCTCGGCGTACGACAGCGCCCACTCGTCCATACAGCCGAACGCGACCGCCTCGGTGCCCGCGGCGTCGACGATCGCCTCCACGTCCTCGCGGAACCCGTCGAGGTCGTCGAGCGGGTACGTCACCGCCCCGGCGAAGTCGACCGCGTCCGAGGGCGGGGCGACCCCGTCGTGGGTGACCGTCTCGGCGGCCGTTCCCGCGTCGCTGCCGGCCCGGTCGAGCGCGATCACGGGCACGCCGTGGGCGTCGAGCGCGCGGGCGACGCCGAGCCCGGTGATGTGGGCGTTGCTGACGAGCGCCGGCGGCCGGTCGAACTCGGCGTCCGCGAGCGCGTCGATCAGTCCCTCCGTGGACCGAAACGTGTCTGCCATACCCCGCCTCGGCGGTCGACGCACAAAAGGGACCGACGTACCGGCTCGCTGTGCCCGTATCGGTGACGGGGGCGACGGGGTCCGCCACGACGCCGAGGGCGGGACTCGCGCGGGCGACGCGAGCGGCTTTTCAGGGCGCGTCGCCTCCGATCGGGTATGACAGGAACCGACGACGCGGACGCGACCGGGGAGCTACCGGACCGAGTCCGCCGCGCGTTCGCGGACCACGGCTCGTTCGAGCGCGACGGCGACGCCTGGATATCGACGACGACCGCGTTCGACGGGCGCGTTCGCGCCGAGTCGGCCGAGGAGGGGCGGATCGGGTTCGCGGTCGTCGTCCGCGTGCCCACGCTCTCGGCGGTCACCGCCGACGAGGTCGCCGACGTGGTCGAGGACGGGTGGGCCGACACGTTCGAGCGCCGCGCGGTCGACGTCGGCGGCGTCACGCGGAAGGACAGGGAGTTCGACCCCGCCGTCGAGCGCGCGGGCGACGAGATCGCGGTGACCTACGAGTTCGCGGACATCAACGAGCGTCGCGGCGTCGACGACGCGGGCGCGCTGATCGATTTTGTCGAGGGAACGTACGTTCAGGGCGTCATCCCCGGCTACGAGTACACGGCACCCGTCTCGGACCTGCTCTCGGCCGCGCGCCAGCAGGGCGGCGGCGGGCCGGTCTGAGGGACGGCCGGGCCGGTCAGCGGGAGGGTCGGCCGGGCCGAGGGGCGGCGGTCCGGGCTGCGGCCGATAGGGGGAAGTGTCGGCGGTCCGTACGGCGACCATGCTCGCGCTGTTCGGGTTCGGCAGCCTCCTCGCTCTGGTGGCGTTCCACACGTTCCTCGCCGGGGTCGCGACCCGGTTCTTCCGGATTCAGCTCTCGACGTCGTGGGGGTCGGTCGTGTACACCCTCGTGTTGACTCCCCTGCTGTTGCTCGTCTCGACGCTCGTGTTCACGGGGGCGCTCGGCGTCGGGACCGGGATCGACGTCGGGAGCTCGACCATCCTGCTGGCGCTGCTCGTCGCGCTCCCGCTGGTGCTCGGCGTCGCGATCGACTACCTCTACGTCCCGTCGCCCGACGAGTACGAGCTGCCGGACACGCGCTGAGAACTCCGGATACCCGCTGAAACCCTCGAACGAGACGCCGTTAGCGGTCGACCAAGTTGGCGACTATCTCCTCGACCCGCGCCACCACGTCCTCCGGCGCGCGCGTGGCGTCGACGCGGTGGAATCGGCCCGGGTCGGCGCCGATCAGGCGCTCGTAGTTGTCGCGCACGGCGGCGAGGTAGCCGTCGCGCTCGAACTTGTCCGTCCGGCCGGCGCGCTCGGCCGCGGTCTTCGGGTCTAAATCGAGATAGATCGTCGCGTCCGGCGGGCGGGAGAACGCGGCGTGGATCCCGCGGACGTACTCCACCGGGCGCTCGATCCCGGCGTCGGCGCGCGCGAGCGTCGCCCCCTGATAGGCGAACCGCGAGTCCGAGTAGCGGTCGGAGATAACCAAGTCGCCGTTCGCGAGGGCCGGCCGCACCGTCTCCGAGAGGTGGTTCGCGTGGTCAGCGGTGTATAAGAACAGCTCCGCGAGCGGGTCGGCGTCCGGGTCGCCCATCGAGCGCCCCACCGCCTCCCCGTACCAGCTGTCGGTGGGTTCGCGGGTGAACGTCGCGTCGGGGTACACGTCCTGGAGCGCCTCCCAGACCGTCGTCTTGCCGCTGCCGTCGAGCCCCTCCAGCGTGATCAGCATGGTCGCGTTCCGCCGCGGCGAGGAATAAACGGCCCGGGTCCGGTCCGGGCGTTCGGGCCTCCCTCGGTCCGAGCGCGGGCCCGCCCGACGGCCCTTTTTAGTAACCCCTCCCCGAACGGGGGTCATGGCCGATAATCCGCCAGCCGCTCGCGGGCCCGGAGGGAACGGATGGTAGCGGTCGCCGTCTCGCTCTCGCGGGTGGCGGCCGCCCTGGTGTTGGTCGCCCTGAACGGCTTCTTCGTCGCCTCGGAGTTCGCGTTCGTCAGGATCCGAGCCACCTCGGTCGATCAGCTGGTCGAGGAGGGGAAGGCGGGCGCGGAGACGCTCCAAGAGGTGATGACCAACCTCGATGACTACCTCGCGGCGACGCAGCTCGGGATCACGCTCGCGTCGCTCGGACTGGGGTGGATCGGCGAGCCCGCCGTCGCGGCGCTCATCGAGCCCGTCCTCGGCCCGCTCCTGCCGGACGGGCTGGTCCACCTCGTCGCGTTCGCGATCGGGTTCTCCTTCATCACCTTCCTCCACGTCGTCTTCGGCGAGCTCGCGCCGAAGACCATCGCCATCGCGCAGGCCGAGCGGATCTCGCTTTTGCTCGCGCCGCCGATGAAGCTCTCGTACCTGATCTTCTCGCCCGGCATCGCGGTGTTCAACGGCACCGCGAACGCGTTCACGAGCCTGATCGGCGTGCCGCCCGCCTCGGAGAGCGACGAGACGCTCGAAGAGCGGGAGATCCGTCGCGTGCTGGCCCGCGCGGGCGAGGCCGGCCACGTCGACGAGTCCGAGGTCGCGATGATCGAGGGCGTCTTCGAGCTCGACGACACTGCGGCCCGCGAGCTGATGGTCCCCCGCCCGGACGTCGTCTCGCTGCCCGCGGACGCGTCGCTCTCGGCGATCCGCGAGACGGTCCTCGACGCGGGCCACACCCGGTACCCGGTCGTCGAGAGCGACGACGCCGACCGCGTCGTCGGCTTCGTCGACGTGAAGGACGTGCTGCGCGCGACCGAGGCGGCCGACGGCGACGCCGGCGACGCAGACGGCCCGACCGCGGCGGACCTCTCCCGGGAGATCCTCGTTGTCCCGGAGACGACGAGCGCGAGCGACCTCCTCGTCCAGTTCCGCGACGAGCGCCGGCAGATGGCGGCGGTGATCGACGAGTGGGGCGCCTTCGAGGGGATCGCCACGGTCGAGGACGTCGCGGAGGCGCTCGTCGGCGACCTCCGCGACGAGTTCGACGTGGCCGACGGCCGGCACACGATCCGGCGGACCGGCGACCGGACGCACGAGGCCGACGGCTCGGTCGCGCTCGTCGACGTCAACGACGCGCTCGGCACCGACCTCAGCGGCGACGGCTACGAGACGCTCGGCGGGTTCGTCCTCGACCGCATCGGGCGCTCGCCCGAGGTCGGCGACGTCGCGGAGACCGAGGCGTACGCCTTCGAGGTCACCGCGGTCGACGGCGCGCGCATCTCGACGGTGCGCGTCACGCGGCGCGACGGCCCGGACGAGTCGGGCGACGCCGGCGGCGGCGATGGGTCGTCAGCCGGCGACGCTGCGTGACGGCCACCACACGAGCGTTTTTCACCCCTGCGCGAGACCAGTCGCGTATGTTCGACCGGATCTGCGTTCCCACCGACGGCAGCGACGCGGCCGCGGCGGCCTTCGAGCACACCTTAGCGATCGCCGCCGACCACGGCGCGACGGTCCACCTCCTCCACGTCGCGGACACGACCCGCGACAGCGTGACCCGGATCGGCGGCGACGTGGTCGACGTGCTGGAACAGGAGGGCGAGTCGATCGTCGAGGAGGCGGCGGCCCGTGCCGTCGACCGCGGCGTCGACGCGGAGACGGCAGTCCGACAGGGCGGCGTCCCCGAGACGGTCGCCGCGTACGCCGAGGAGGTCGACGCCGACCTCGTCGCGATGTCGACGCGCGGGCGGCAGGGGGTCGAACACCTCGTCGGCAGCACGACCGAGCGCGTCGTCCGGCAGTCGCCGGTGCCGGTGCTGGCGCTCCGTCCGGGCGACGAGGCCGTCCCGTACCCGTACGAGGACGTCCTGGTGCCGACCGACGGGAGCCCGGCCGCGACCGCCGCGCTCGACCGCGCGATCCCGATCGCGGAGCGGGCGGGCGCGACGGTCCACGTCCTCTCGGTCGTCGACACCGGCGGGATCGGTATCGCCGATCACGTCGAGGTGGACGCCCTCTCCGAGTACGCCGACGACGCGGTCGCCGAGGGCGTCGAGCGCGTCGAGGCCGCCGGGTTAGAGGCGGTCGGCGCCGTCGAGGTCGCCTCCTCGGCCGCGCGCGGGATCCGAGCGTACGTCGACGACCCCGGCGTCGACCTCGTCGCGATGGGGACCCACGGCCGGACCGGCGTGGGGCGGTACCTGCTGGGGAGCGTCGCCGAGCGAACCCTGCGGAGCGCGCCCGTGCCGGTGCTGACGGTCCCGGTTCCCGAGGAGCAGGAGGAGTAGTCCGGCCGTTCCCGTCAACGCCGGCCGCCGATACGTCGAATTTCCAGAGCGTCTGACGCCGCGGTAGGTTTACGGGGCTTCCACGCGATATGACTCGCATGAAAGTGTTGGTAGCCGGGGGGACCGGGTTCATCGGGTCGTACCTCTGTCGCGCGCTCGCCGACGATGGGCACGCGGTGACCGCGCTCTCCCGCTCGCCCGAGGAGACGCCGGACGGCGTGACGGGCGTCACCGGCGACGTGACCGACTACGACTCCATCGCGTCGGCCGTCGACGGCCACGACGCGGTCGTGAATCTGGTCGCGCTCTCGCCGCTGTTCGAACCGGACGGCGGTAACCGGATGCACGACCGGATCCACCGCGGCGGGACCGAGAACCTCGTCCGCGCGGCAGAGGACGGCGGGGTCGACGGCTTCGTCCAGCTGAGCGCGCTCGGCGCGGACCCGAAGGGCGACACCGCCTACATCCGCGCGAAGGGCGAGGCCGAGGAGATCGTCCGCGAGAGCGGCCTCGACTGGACGATCTTCCGCCCGTCGGTCGTCTTCGGCGAGGGCGGCGAGTTCGTCTCGTTCACCAAGCGGCTGAAGGGGATGTTCGCGCCGGGCGTGCCGCTGTACCCGCTTCCCGGCGGCGGGAAGACGCGGTTCCAACCGATCCACGTCGAGGACCTCGTGCCGATGATCGCCGCCGCGGTGACCGACGACGAGCACGTCGGCGAGACCTACGAGGTCGGCGGCCCGGAGGTGCTCACGCTCCGGCAGGTAACGGACCTCGTCTACGAGGCGGAAAAGAAGGGCGTCACCATCGTCCCGCTGCCGATGCCGCTCGCGAAGATCGGCCTCTCGGTCCTCGGCGCGGTGCCCGGGTTCCCGATGGGCGCGGACCAGTACCGCTCGCTGAAGTTCGACAACACGACCGCCGACAACGACGTCGGCGCGTTTGGCGTCGACCCGGCCGAACTGACGACGCTCGGCGAGCACCTCGGGATCCGATGACTGAGACACCGATCACCGGCGACTCGAACGTGTCAGCTGTCCTAATCTCAACGCTGGTAACCGCAACCGAAGGCTTATATACGAGATCACGTTCTGTTCAGTTCAAACGCGGAGGGAGCACACGATGAAACTCGCAATGATCGGATTCGGACAGGCGGGGGGTAAAGTCGTCGACAAGTTCTTGGAGTACGATAAGCGGACGGGCTCCGAGATCGTTCGGGCCGCAGCGGCCGTCAACACGGCGAAGGCGGACCTGATGGGGCTCGAACACATCTCCGAGGACCAGCGCGTCCTCATCGGCCAGTCGCGCGTGAAGGGCCACGGCGTCGGCGCGGACAACGAGCTGGGCGCGGAGATCGCCGAGGAGGACATCGACGAGGTTCAGGGGGCGATCGACTCGATCCCGGTCCACGAGGTCGACGCCTTCCTCGTCGTCGCCGGGCTCGGCGGCGGGACGGGCTCCGGCGGCGCGCCGGTGCTCGCGAAACACCTCAAGCGGATCTACACCGAGCCCGTCTACGGGCTCGGGATCCTGCCGGGCAGCGACGAGGGGGGTATCTACACCCTCAACGCGGCCCGCTCGTTCCAGACGTTCGTCCGCGAGGTGGACAACCTGATGGTGTTCGACAACGACGCCTGGCGGAAGACGGGCGAGTCCGTTCAGGGCGGCTACGAGGAGATCAACGAGGAGATCGTCCGGCGGTTCGGCATCCTCTTCGGCGCCGGCGAGATCCAGCAGGGCCAGGAGGTCGCCGAGAGCGTCGTCGACTCCTCGGAGATCATCAACACGCTCTCCGGCGGCGGCGTCTCCACGGTCGGCTACGCGGAGGAGGAGGTCGAGGAGCGCTCCTCGGGCGGCCTGCTCTCGCGGCTGCGCGACGACGGCGACGACGAGGAGCTCGACAGCGCCCACACGACGAACCGGATCACCAGCCTCGTGCGCAAGGCGGCGCTCGGCCGCCTCACGCTCCCCTGCGAGATCGAGGGCGCGGAGCGCGCCCTCCTCGTGCTCGCCGGCCCGCCGGAGTACCTCAACCGGAAAGGTATCGAGCGCGGGCGGAAGTGGCTCGAAGAGCAGACCGGCTCGATGGAGGTCCGC is a window encoding:
- a CDS encoding carboxylate--amine ligase, which codes for MADTFRSTEGLIDALADAEFDRPPALVSNAHITGLGVARALDAHGVPVIALDRAGSDAGTAAETVTHDGVAPPSDAVDFAGAVTYPLDDLDGFREDVEAIVDAAGTEAVAFGCMDEWALSYAEADPDGVRLPFAGSDTLDDVLNKSELYATCERLGVPYPETYRLAETAAAGTRDADATVEEAADALGFPLVVKPELKRDFEEAFGTNVIEVADREELADVVAAASEEGIAVMAQKRVDIATGKDHSLASYVPPSGTDDALAVVGNAAVRYPRNFGTSCLVETADEPAIEERALAVLDDAGYHGISESEFVYDADREEFLLLDVNTRPWKWIGMPVAAGANLPMAAYAAVTDATYESDGVEPTRWVYLRDYLSLLAGDDAFWDQLSAADWRRLVSGAFEREGDLTTGVYRPSDPGPAAKLFETEFVDREYYCSC
- a CDS encoding DUF5813 family protein, yielding MTGTDDADATGELPDRVRRAFADHGSFERDGDAWISTTTAFDGRVRAESAEEGRIGFAVVVRVPTLSAVTADEVADVVEDGWADTFERRAVDVGGVTRKDREFDPAVERAGDEIAVTYEFADINERRGVDDAGALIDFVEGTYVQGVIPGYEYTAPVSDLLSAARQQGGGGPV
- the tmk gene encoding dTMP kinase, with the translated sequence MLITLEGLDGSGKTTVWEALQDVYPDATFTREPTDSWYGEAVGRSMGDPDADPLAELFLYTADHANHLSETVRPALANGDLVISDRYSDSRFAYQGATLARADAGIERPVEYVRGIHAAFSRPPDATIYLDLDPKTAAERAGRTDKFERDGYLAAVRDNYERLIGADPGRFHRVDATRAPEDVVARVEEIVANLVDR
- a CDS encoding hemolysin family protein, which encodes MVAVAVSLSRVAAALVLVALNGFFVASEFAFVRIRATSVDQLVEEGKAGAETLQEVMTNLDDYLAATQLGITLASLGLGWIGEPAVAALIEPVLGPLLPDGLVHLVAFAIGFSFITFLHVVFGELAPKTIAIAQAERISLLLAPPMKLSYLIFSPGIAVFNGTANAFTSLIGVPPASESDETLEEREIRRVLARAGEAGHVDESEVAMIEGVFELDDTAARELMVPRPDVVSLPADASLSAIRETVLDAGHTRYPVVESDDADRVVGFVDVKDVLRATEAADGDAGDADGPTAADLSREILVVPETTSASDLLVQFRDERRQMAAVIDEWGAFEGIATVEDVAEALVGDLRDEFDVADGRHTIRRTGDRTHEADGSVALVDVNDALGTDLSGDGYETLGGFVLDRIGRSPEVGDVAETEAYAFEVTAVDGARISTVRVTRRDGPDESGDAGGGDGSSAGDAA
- a CDS encoding universal stress protein, with translation MFDRICVPTDGSDAAAAAFEHTLAIAADHGATVHLLHVADTTRDSVTRIGGDVVDVLEQEGESIVEEAAARAVDRGVDAETAVRQGGVPETVAAYAEEVDADLVAMSTRGRQGVEHLVGSTTERVVRQSPVPVLALRPGDEAVPYPYEDVLVPTDGSPAATAALDRAIPIAERAGATVHVLSVVDTGGIGIADHVEVDALSEYADDAVAEGVERVEAAGLEAVGAVEVASSAARGIRAYVDDPGVDLVAMGTHGRTGVGRYLLGSVAERTLRSAPVPVLTVPVPEEQEE
- a CDS encoding complex I NDUFA9 subunit family protein — encoded protein: MKVLVAGGTGFIGSYLCRALADDGHAVTALSRSPEETPDGVTGVTGDVTDYDSIASAVDGHDAVVNLVALSPLFEPDGGNRMHDRIHRGGTENLVRAAEDGGVDGFVQLSALGADPKGDTAYIRAKGEAEEIVRESGLDWTIFRPSVVFGEGGEFVSFTKRLKGMFAPGVPLYPLPGGGKTRFQPIHVEDLVPMIAAAVTDDEHVGETYEVGGPEVLTLRQVTDLVYEAEKKGVTIVPLPMPLAKIGLSVLGAVPGFPMGADQYRSLKFDNTTADNDVGAFGVDPAELTTLGEHLGIR
- a CDS encoding tubulin/FtsZ family protein; this translates as MKLAMIGFGQAGGKVVDKFLEYDKRTGSEIVRAAAAVNTAKADLMGLEHISEDQRVLIGQSRVKGHGVGADNELGAEIAEEDIDEVQGAIDSIPVHEVDAFLVVAGLGGGTGSGGAPVLAKHLKRIYTEPVYGLGILPGSDEGGIYTLNAARSFQTFVREVDNLMVFDNDAWRKTGESVQGGYEEINEEIVRRFGILFGAGEIQQGQEVAESVVDSSEIINTLSGGGVSTVGYAEEEVEERSSGGLLSRLRDDGDDEELDSAHTTNRITSLVRKAALGRLTLPCEIEGAERALLVLAGPPEYLNRKGIERGRKWLEEQTGSMEVRGGDYPYRGAGFVATVILLAGVTNVPRIKELQQVAIEAQDNLDEIREESDENLDELVSDDSDELESLF